From the genome of Mucilaginibacter paludis DSM 18603:
AAATAAAAACCAGGCGATACAAATTACCATAGAGATGAACTTTGAAAAATTAACTATAGTAGAAAGCGACAGCGAACTATCCAACTTTGCGAGGGCGCTGGCAATACCCGTTAGAATAGCCATTATCCGCATTTTGATCATCAATGGCACTTGGGTAGCGCCGGATGTTTTTGCCGAGTTGCAATTGGGCACCGTAACTATCGACAGGCATTTAAAGGCCATGGTGCTTTTAAAGATAATTAAGGAGAAGCATTATAACCGTAAAATTTATTACAGTATTAATGAAGCTATTTTCATCAAGATATCAAACGAGTTTATGGCCTTGTTTAATTTTTTCAAAACATCCTGCGTAAAACCAGAATAAGGTAATACAAACGCTACCTTATTCTGGTTTAGGAAATACCGCCAGGCTCTCGTGCCCGTCGGCATCAACGGCTTGCACCGCAAAAAAATAATTATCCTTTGAATATTCAAGCGGAGCCTGGGTGCCGGTTACGTAAAATTTCTTTTCCCAGTAGGGGCTTGTGGTTTCGCGCATTAAAATGTAGTAGCCTGCAGGTTTATTACCTTTTGGCGCGGTCCATTTTAATTTTGTTCTGTTGGTTAGTTCGGTGGTTAGTACGGTTACATGTTGAGGTTGGCCGGGCGCCAAAGCCAGGTTGGCCAATACCGATAAATTCATCCGGGCCACTTTCTGGATATAATTATAGTCGGCAAAATCAGGCAAGTCGCCATAT
Proteins encoded in this window:
- a CDS encoding ArsR family transcriptional regulator, with product MNFEKLTIVESDSELSNFARALAIPVRIAIIRILIINGTWVAPDVFAELQLGTVTIDRHLKAMVLLKIIKEKHYNRKIYYSINEAIFIKISNEFMALFNFFKTSCVKPE